In the Sarcophilus harrisii chromosome 1, mSarHar1.11, whole genome shotgun sequence genome, one interval contains:
- the LOC100914101 gene encoding 40S ribosomal protein S25 → MQPKDDKKKKDAGKSAKKDKDPVNKSGGKAKKKKWSKGKVRDKLNNLVLFDKATYGILCKEVPNYKLITPAVVSERLKIRGSLACAALQELLSKGLIKLVSKHRAQVIYTRNTKGGDAPAAEDA, encoded by the coding sequence ATGCAGCCCAAGGAcgacaagaagaagaaagatgcCGGCAAGTCTGCCAAGAAGGACAAGGACCCAGTGAACAAGTCTGGGGGCAAAGCCAAGAAGAAGAAGTGGTCCAAGGGAAAAGTGCGAGACAAACTCAACAATCTGGTTCTGTTTGACAAAGCAACGTATGGCATACTGTGCAAGGAGGTTCCCAACTATAAACTTATCACCCCTGCAGTAGTCTCAGAAAGACTGAAGATTCGGGGTTCTCTAGCCTGTGCAGCCCTCCAAGAACTGCTCAGTAAAGGTCTGATTAAGCTGGTTTCCAAACACAGAGCACAAGTGATATATACTAGGAACACCAAGGGTGGAGATGCTCCAGCTGCTGAAGATGCGTGA